One window of the Thunnus albacares chromosome 3, fThuAlb1.1, whole genome shotgun sequence genome contains the following:
- the ptp4a1 gene encoding protein tyrosine phosphatase type IVA 1 translates to MARMNRPAPVEITYKNMRFLITHNPTNATLNKFIEELKKYGVTTVVRVCEATYDATLVVKEGIQVLDWPFDDGAPPSNQIVDDWLNLLKLKFREEPGCCIAVHCVAGLGRAPVLVALALIECGMKYEDAVQFIRQKRRGAFNSKQLFYLEKYRPKMRLRFKDSNGHRNNCCIQ, encoded by the exons ATGGCTCGTATGAACAGACCGGCCCCTGTGGAGATCACCTACAAAAACATGAGGTTCCTCATTACCCACAATCCCACCAACGCCACCCTGAACAAGTTCATCGAG GAGTTGAAGAAATATGGAGTCACCACCGTCGTGAGAGTTTGTGAGGCCACCTATGACGCCACCCTGGTGGTGAAAGAGGGAATCCAGGTTCTG gATTGGCCGTTCGACGACGGCGCTCCTCCCTCCAACCAGATCGTTGACGATTGGCTGAACCTGCTGAAGCTGAAGTTCAGGGAGGAGCCCGGCTGCTGCATCGCTGTCCACTGTGTGGCGGGGCTGGGGAG AGCTCCTGTTCTGGTCGCGCTCGCCTTGATTGAATGTGGGATGAAATATGAAGATGCTGTCCAGTTCATTCGACA GAAGCGTCGAGGAGCGTTCAACAGTAAGCAGCTGTTCTACCTGGAGAAATATCGTCCAAAGATGCGTCTGCGCTTCAAAGATTCCAACGGCCATCGCAATAACTGCTGCATCCAGTAG